From a region of the Candidatus Blochmanniella camponoti genome:
- the hldE gene encoding bifunctional D-glycero-beta-D-manno-heptose-7-phosphate kinase/D-glycero-beta-D-manno-heptose 1-phosphate adenylyltransferase HldE, whose product MTVIFPNFSKSSVLIVGDVMLDRYWYGSTDKISPEAPVPIVKIDKVIDRPGGAANVAMNIASLGARSRVLGLTGVDEAAKILKKQLNESNIKWNFISVRTCPTIIKLRVMSRNQQIIRLDFEQYFNNVDTTKLLKQVELYLPKYKVLVLSDYAKGSLNCVEEIIKLARYMNVPVIVDPKGIQFSRYKGATLLTPNISEFESIVGSCRNEKTLINRAQEIIIDYDLSALLITRSERGMTLCTRYAAPLYFSTQTKEVYNVTGAGDTVVGVLSAALSSGKSLEKACFLANLAASAVIKKSGTSTSNVTEMKNIMNSHHICTTLPVGILDEKTLKQIISVVRNRGEKIVMTNGVFDILHSGHVSYLTNAKKLGDRLIVAVNSDGSTRRLKGKTRPINTLKQRMFILAALAVVDWVVPFYEDTPSRLVAYLSPDFLVKGGDYHVCDIEGSQGVLNSGGTVRVLNFQTGCSSSNIINAIKRKN is encoded by the coding sequence ATGACTGTTATTTTTCCAAATTTTTCTAAATCGAGTGTATTAATTGTAGGGGATGTTATGTTAGACCGATATTGGTATGGGTCTACCGATAAGATTTCCCCAGAAGCACCTGTTCCAATTGTTAAGATCGATAAAGTTATAGATCGACCAGGTGGAGCTGCCAATGTTGCAATGAATATTGCTTCTTTAGGTGCTCGATCGAGAGTATTAGGATTAACTGGAGTTGATGAAGCAGCTAAAATTCTAAAAAAGCAACTTAACGAATCAAATATAAAATGGAATTTTATCTCAGTTAGAACATGTCCTACTATAATTAAATTACGAGTAATGTCACGTAATCAACAAATTATTAGATTAGATTTTGAGCAATATTTTAATAATGTTGATACTACGAAATTACTTAAACAAGTTGAATTGTATTTACCAAAATATAAGGTATTAGTATTGTCTGATTATGCCAAGGGTTCTTTAAACTGCGTAGAAGAGATTATTAAATTGGCACGTTATATGAATGTACCGGTTATCGTAGACCCTAAAGGTATACAATTTTCTCGTTATAAAGGCGCTACTTTATTAACTCCTAATATATCAGAATTTGAATCGATAGTAGGATCTTGTCGTAATGAAAAAACTTTGATAAATCGAGCTCAAGAAATTATAATTGATTACGATTTATCGGCTTTATTGATTACACGCTCTGAAAGGGGTATGACTTTATGCACACGATATGCAGCCCCGTTATATTTTTCAACTCAGACAAAGGAAGTATACAATGTAACTGGTGCTGGGGATACAGTAGTTGGTGTGCTGTCAGCAGCATTGTCTTCTGGTAAAAGTTTGGAAAAAGCATGTTTTTTAGCTAATTTGGCCGCTAGCGCGGTAATAAAAAAATCTGGGACTTCTACTAGCAATGTAACTGAAATGAAAAATATCATGAATAGCCATCATATATGTACTACTTTGCCTGTCGGTATATTAGATGAGAAAACGTTAAAACAGATAATATCTGTAGTTCGTAATAGAGGCGAAAAAATAGTCATGACTAATGGTGTCTTCGATATATTGCATTCTGGCCATGTAAGTTATTTGACTAATGCTAAAAAACTTGGAGACAGATTAATTGTGGCCGTAAACAGTGATGGCTCAACGAGACGTTTAAAAGGTAAAACAAGACCTATAAATACTTTAAAACAACGTATGTTTATATTGGCTGCTCTAGCAGTCGTAGATTGGGTAGTGCCTTTTTATGAGGATACACCCTCAAGATTAGTTGCATACTTATCTCCAGATTTTTTGGTAAAAGGCGGTGATTATCATGTATGTGATATCGAGGGAAGCCAAGGAGTGCTGAATAGTGGAGGGACAGTGCGTGTATTAAATTTTCAAACTGGTTGTTCTAGCAGTAATATTATTAATGCTATTAAACGTAAAAATTAA
- the cutA gene encoding divalent-cation tolerance protein CutA → MSIVLNLTKTLLHHKLAACITLLHEVRSFYYWDNALKEKDELQLLIKTRSSLKEAVLNTIQQLHPYKIPEFLVLPIIDGESNYLSWMQSVLRKH, encoded by the coding sequence ATGTCCATTGTTTTGAATTTAACGAAAACTTTATTGCATCACAAATTAGCGGCATGCATAACTTTATTACATGAAGTTCGCTCGTTTTATTATTGGGACAACGCTTTGAAAGAAAAGGATGAATTACAATTATTAATCAAGACACGAAGTTCCTTAAAAGAAGCGGTGTTAAACACAATTCAACAATTACATCCCTACAAAATTCCAGAATTTTTAGTGCTCCCCATTATAGATGGGGAGTCAAATTATTTATCATGGATGCAATCTGTATTACGAAAACACTAA
- a CDS encoding 1-acylglycerol-3-phosphate O-acyltransferase: MLAIIRIILVLVLSINICIFGIIYCLLRPRQSYHTALFGRLFGSMAPIFGIQLKIRNLSSNQLPRHCIYIANHQNNYDMITVSCVVKPRTIIVGKKNLLWIPLFGQLYWLCGNILINRNENTRSHNILIQKAKSVKTHDISIWVFPEGTRSAGRGLLPFKIGAFHAAIAAQIPIVPVCVSNISNKKIKLNRWSNGLVIIEVMPPIETQKYEPNKVRDMTKYCYEVMKVKIDSLNKEVIEYETQISRSLKTHV; encoded by the coding sequence ATGCTTGCCATTATACGTATTATTTTGGTCTTGGTATTGTCAATTAATATTTGTATATTTGGTATTATTTATTGTTTATTAAGACCGCGTCAGTCATACCACACTGCGCTTTTTGGTCGATTGTTTGGAAGTATGGCTCCTATCTTTGGTATTCAACTTAAAATACGAAATTTATCAAGTAATCAATTACCGAGACATTGTATATATATTGCGAATCATCAAAATAATTACGACATGATCACAGTATCTTGTGTTGTGAAGCCCCGTACAATAATAGTAGGTAAAAAAAATTTACTGTGGATTCCATTATTTGGGCAACTATATTGGTTATGTGGAAATATATTAATTAATCGTAATGAAAATACTCGGTCTCATAATATTTTAATACAAAAGGCTAAATCTGTTAAAACGCACGATATTTCTATTTGGGTTTTTCCTGAAGGCACACGTAGTGCCGGTAGGGGGTTGTTACCGTTTAAAATTGGTGCGTTTCATGCTGCAATTGCAGCTCAAATACCAATTGTACCTGTTTGTGTTTCTAATATTTCTAATAAAAAAATAAAATTAAATCGTTGGTCTAATGGTTTAGTGATTATTGAAGTTATGCCTCCTATAGAAACTCAAAAATACGAACCTAATAAAGTACGTGACATGACTAAATATTGTTACGAGGTTATGAAAGTGAAAATTGATTCATTAAATAAAGAAGTAATTGAATACGAAACACAGATATCTCGATCATTAAAAACACATGTATAA
- the ribB gene encoding 3,4-dihydroxy-2-butanone-4-phosphate synthase — MQRRNVLSEFGSPVERVQNALKALRNGRGILVMDDENRENEGDMIFAAENMTVEQMALAIRYGSGIVCLCLTEDRCKQLNLTMMVENNSNRYRTAFTVTIEAAKGVTTGVSAADRLTTIRASIEDNAKPSDLNRPGHVFPLRAQNGGVLARFGHTEAAIDLTSLAGLGPFGVLCEVTNEDGSMARILEIISFAHRHRMPVLTISDLITYRIHMTE; from the coding sequence ATGCAGCGGAGGAATGTTTTATCTGAATTTGGATCGCCTGTAGAGCGTGTCCAAAATGCGTTAAAAGCATTACGCAATGGACGGGGTATTTTGGTAATGGATGACGAAAATCGTGAGAATGAAGGTGATATGATATTTGCCGCGGAAAACATGACAGTTGAACAAATGGCATTAGCTATTCGTTATGGCAGTGGAATAGTGTGTTTATGCTTGACAGAGGATCGATGTAAACAATTAAATTTAACAATGATGGTGGAGAATAATAGTAATCGTTATAGAACTGCTTTTACTGTTACTATAGAAGCAGCAAAAGGTGTAACTACCGGGGTTTCGGCTGCAGATCGATTAACTACTATTAGAGCGTCTATAGAAGATAATGCAAAGCCTTCTGACTTAAATCGACCTGGGCATGTGTTTCCCTTACGCGCTCAAAATGGGGGAGTATTAGCTCGTTTTGGTCATACAGAAGCAGCTATTGATTTAACCTCATTAGCTGGATTAGGACCATTTGGGGTATTATGTGAAGTGACAAATGAAGATGGAAGTATGGCACGTATATTAGAAATAATTTCGTTTGCGCATAGACACAGAATGCCAGTTTTAACTATTTCAGATTTGATAACTTATCGTATTCATATGACTGAATGA
- the metC gene encoding cystathionine beta-lyase: MRKFETTLITSGRDQKYTYGAINPIIQRTSSVVFNSIQQKQQAVNNHSTTDKLFYGRYGTITHFSLRQSMTELENGVGCVLYPCGTAAITHTILSFVQPGDHILMTGSAYEPTQKFCRYVLKRMNIDTTWFDPLIGNNISNLIRHNTRLVILESPGSITMEVQNVPSIVQAVRKKKSDIIILLDNTWSAGVFFKALDIGVDVSLQSGTKYIIGHSDGMIGTAVSNARCWDQLQEQSYLMGQMVDADTAYMASRGLRTLYVRLKQHEENGLHVAHWLAQHPAIERVNHPALSACKGHKYFIRDFSGSSGLFSFILKKRLNDLQLSNFINHFKYFKIAYSWGGFESLILVNQIEELRPIRPSGTLDFTGTLVRIHVGLEHPSDLIHDLSDALNRINV, translated from the coding sequence ATGAGAAAATTTGAAACTACATTAATTACTTCTGGAAGGGATCAGAAATATACATACGGCGCAATTAATCCTATCATCCAGCGAACATCTTCAGTAGTATTCAATTCTATTCAGCAAAAACAGCAAGCCGTGAACAATCATAGTACGACTGATAAATTATTTTATGGTCGATATGGAACTATTACCCATTTTTCCCTACGCCAATCAATGACTGAATTAGAAAATGGTGTTGGTTGCGTGCTATATCCATGTGGTACAGCAGCAATTACTCATACGATCCTTTCTTTTGTTCAACCAGGAGACCATATATTAATGACAGGATCTGCATATGAACCAACTCAGAAATTCTGTCGATATGTTTTAAAAAGAATGAATATAGACACTACCTGGTTTGATCCATTAATTGGAAATAATATTTCTAATTTAATTCGACATAATACTCGCTTAGTTATATTAGAATCACCAGGGTCAATAACGATGGAGGTACAAAATGTTCCTAGCATCGTTCAAGCAGTACGTAAAAAAAAATCAGACATTATCATATTATTAGACAATACTTGGTCAGCAGGAGTCTTTTTTAAAGCATTAGATATCGGAGTAGATGTTTCTCTACAATCAGGTACTAAATATATCATAGGCCATTCTGATGGAATGATAGGAACTGCGGTTTCTAATGCACGTTGTTGGGATCAATTACAAGAACAATCTTATTTAATGGGGCAAATGGTTGATGCTGATACCGCTTACATGGCATCACGTGGATTACGAACTTTATATGTTAGATTAAAACAACATGAAGAGAATGGACTACATGTTGCTCATTGGCTAGCTCAACACCCAGCAATAGAACGAGTCAATCATCCCGCTTTATCTGCATGCAAAGGACATAAATACTTTATAAGAGATTTTAGTGGATCTAGTGGATTATTTTCATTTATTCTAAAGAAACGTTTAAATGATTTACAATTATCTAATTTTATTAATCATTTTAAATACTTTAAAATTGCGTATTCCTGGGGCGGATTTGAATCTTTGATTTTAGTTAATCAAATAGAAGAACTACGCCCTATACGTCCCTCCGGTACATTAGATTTTACAGGAACATTAGTACGAATTCATGTGGGATTAGAACACCCTAGTGATTTGATTCATGATTTATCAGATGCTCTTAACCGCATAAATGTATAG